From the genome of Pungitius pungitius chromosome 21, fPunPun2.1, whole genome shotgun sequence, one region includes:
- the polr3a gene encoding DNA-directed RNA polymerase III subunit RPC1, with translation MVKEQFRETDVAKKISHICFGMKSAEQMRQQAHIQVVSKNLYSQDTKHTPLAYGVLDHRMGTSEKDRPCLTCGKNLADCLGHYGYLDLELPCFHVGYFKATIGILQMICKTCSSIMLTKEEKLQFMDFLKRPNLPYLQKRGLKKKISDKCRKRTICLNCSAFNGPVKKCGLLKIIHEKYKTTKKVVEAFVSEFLQSFDTAIEHNKVVEPLLNKAQENLNPLVVLNIFKRIAQEDIPLLLMNPEAGKPADLILTRLLVPPLCIRPSVVSDLKSGTNEDDLTMKLTEIIFLNDVIKKHRMTGAKTQMIMEDWDFLQLQCALYINSELSGIPLNMAPKKWTRGFVQRLKGKQGRFRGNLSGKRVDFSGRTVISPDPNLRIDEVAVPVHVAKILTYPEKVNKANLELMRKLVRNGPELHPGANFIQNRHTQMKRFLKYGNREKIAQELRFGDVVERHMIDGDIVLFNRQPSLHKLSIMAHIARVKPHRTFRFNECVCTPYNADFDGDEMNLHLPQTEEAKAEALVLMGTKANLVTPRNGEPLIAAIQDFLTGAYLLTLKDTFFERAKACQIVASILVGQDERVKVSLPRPAIMKPMALWSGKQIFSLILKPNKECPVKANLRTKGKQYCGKGEDLCSNDSYVVIHNSELMCGSLDKGTLGSGSKNNIFYILLRDWGQLEAANAMSRLARLAPVYLSNRGFSIGIGDVTPGQGLLKAKQDLLDDGYKKCDEYIEALDTGKLQQQPGCTAEETLEALILKELSVIRDRAGSACLRELDKSNSPLVMALCGSKGSFINISQMIACVGQQAISGSRVPNGFENRSLPHFEKHSKLPAAKGFVADSFYSGLTPTEFFFHTMAGREGLVDTAVKTAETGYMQRRLVKSLEDLCSQYDLTVRSSTGDIIQFIYGGDGLDPADMEGKDEPLEFSRVLDNIRAIHVCSDEPALSQNELVLTADAITKRVDFLCCKDVFLEEIKKFIKSISERIKKTRDKYGINDNGTSEPKVLYQLDRITPTQLEKFLETCRDKYMRAQMEPGSAVGALCAQSIGEPGTQMTLKTFHFAGVASMNITLGVPRIKEIINASKNISTPIITAHLDVEDDADFGRLVKGRIEKTLLGEISEYIEEVFLPDDCFILVKLSLERIRLLRLEVNAETVRYSICMSKLRVKPGDIAVHGEAVVCVSPRENNKSSMYYVLQSLKQELPKVVVQGIPEVSRAVIHIDEQSTKTIYKLLVEGDNLRAVMATHGVNGSRTTSNNTYEVEKTLGIEAARSTIINEIQYTMVNHGMSIDRRHVMLLADLMSYKGEILGITRFGLAKMKESVLMLASFEKTADHLFDAAYFGQKDSVCGVSECIIMGIPMNIGTGLFKLLHKADRDPTPVKRPLLFDSADFHIPLIT, from the exons ATGGTGAAGGAGCAGTTTAGAGAGACAGATGTGGCCAAGAAAAT AAGCCACATCTGCTTTGGGATGAAATCTGCTGAACAGATGCGTCAGCAGGCCCACATCCAGGTGGTCAGCAAGAATCTGTACAGCCAAGACACCAAGCACACTCCACTAGCCTACGGAGTGCTGGACCACCGCATG GGCACCAGTGAGAAAGACAGACCGTGTTTGACATGTGGGAAGAATCTGGCAGATTGCTTGGGACATTATGGCTACTTGGATCTGGAGCTgccatgttttcatgttggCTATTTCAAAGCCACAATAGGAATCTTACAG ATGATTTGTAAGACGTGCTCAAGTATAATGCTgacaaaagaagagaaactaCAGTTCATGGATTTCCTGAAAAGGCCAAATCTGCCCTATCTCCAGAAACGAGGGTTGAAAAAGAAGATCTCCGATAAATGTCGCAAAAGGACAATCTGTCTCAATTGTTCAGCTTTCAATG gGCCAGTGAAGAAGTGTGGCCTTCTTAAGATCATCCATGAAAAGTATAAAACAACCAAGAAGGTGGTGGAGGCTTTTGTGTCAGAGTTTCTCCAGTCCTTCGATACCGCGATTGAGCACAACAAAGTGGTGGAACCGTTGCTGAACAAAGCACAG GAAAACCTGAACCCTCTTGTGGTGCTGAACATCTTCAAGAGGATCGCTCAAGAAGACATCCCCTTGCTGCTGATGAACCCTGAGGCCGGGAAGCCTGCAGACCTCATTCTCACCCGCCTCCTGGTGCCGCCACTCTGCATACGACCCTCCGTGGTCAGCGACCTGAAGTCCGGCACCAACGAGGATGACCTCACCATGAAGCTCACAGAGATTATCTTCCTTAACGATGTCATCAAAAAG CATCGTATGACAGGAGCGAAGACGCAGATGATCATGGAGGACTGGGACTTCCTCCAGCTGCAGTGCGCTCTCTACATCAACAGCGAGCTTTCTGGCATCCCGCTCAACATGGCACCTAAGAAATGGACCAGAGGCTTCGTGCAGAGACTTAAGGGGAAGCAAG GTAGATTCAGAGGAAACCTCTCTGGAAAAAGAGTGGACTTCTCTGGCAGAACTGTAATTTCCCCCGACCCAAACCTGAGGATTGACGAGGTGGCCGTCCCCGTGCATGTGGCCAAAATCCTCACGTACCCAGAGAAG GTGAACAAAGCCAATTTGGAGCTAATGAGGAAACTGGTCCGCAACGGTCCTGAGCTTCATCCCGGAGCCAACTTTATCCAGAATCGTCATACGCAGATGAAAAG GTTTTTGAAGTATGGAAACCGTGAGAAGATAGCTCAGGAGCTGAGGTTTGGCGATGTGGTGGAGAGGCACATGATCGACGGAGACATCGTCCTTTTCAATCGACAGCCCTCCCTGCACAAACTCAGCATCATGGCCCACATC GCCAGAGTCAAACCCCACAGGACTTTCCGGTTCAACGAATGTGTGTGCACGCCGTACAATGCAGACTTTGACGGCGACGAGATGAACCTCCATCTGCCTCAGACGGAAGAAGCCAAAGCCGAGGCCCTTGTCCTGATGGGG ACAAAAGCAAATCTTGTCACACCAAGAAATGGCGAACCTCTGATTGCTGCCATTCAGGACTTTCTGACAG GCGCTTACCTCTTGACGCTGAAGGACACCTTCTTTGAAAGAGCAAAAGCCTGTCAGATAGTCGCTTCAATCCTTGTGGGCCAAGATGAAAGAGTCAAGGTCTCTCTCCCCCGCCCAGCTATCATGAAG CCAATGGCTCTGTGGTCGGGCAAACAGATCTTCAGCCTCATTCTGAAGCCAAATAAGGAATGTCCAGTCAAGGCCAACCTGCGGACCAAGGGCAAGCAGTACTGTGGCAAGGGAGAGGATCTCTGTTCCAACGACTCGT ACGTGGTGATCCACAACAGTGAGCTGATGTGTGGTTCTCTGGACAAGGGCACCTTGGGCTCCGGCTCCAAGAACAACATCTTCTACATCCTGCTGAGAGACTGGGGACAGCTGGAAGCGGCGAACGCCATGTCTCGCCTGGCGAGACTCGCTCCGGTGTATCTCT CCAACCGCGGCTTTTCCATTGGCATTGGCGACGTGACACCCGGCCAGGGTCTGCTGAAGGCCAAACAGGACCTGCTGGACGACGGTTACAAAAAGTGCGACGAGTACATCGAAGCTCTAGACACCGgcaagctgcagcagcagccgggaTGCACAGCAGAGGAGACTCTGGAG GCTCTCATCCTGAAAGAGCTGTCTGTCATCAGAGATCGAGCAGGTAGCGCCTGCCTCAGGGAGCTCGACAAGAGCAACAGCCCCCTCGTCATGGCTCTGTGTGGCTCCAAGG GGTCTTTCATTAATATCTCCCAGATGATTGCCTGTGTGGGCCAGCAGGCCATAAGTGGCTCTCGAGTACCCAATGGATTTGAGAATCGCTCCCTGCCTCACTTTGAGAAGCACTCAAAA CTGCCTGCTGCTAAAGGCTTTGTGGCTGACAGCTTCTACTCTGGCCTGACACCCACAGAGTTCTTTTTCCACACCATGGCCGGCCGGGAGGGTCTGGTGGATACTGCTGTGAAAACAGCAGAGACGGGGTATATGCAG AGGCGTCTGGTTAAGTCCCTGGAGGATTTGTGCTCGCAGTATGACCTGACCGTACGCAGCTCCACCGGCGACATCATCCAGTTCATCTATGGGGGGGACGGGCTGGATCCAGCTGACATGGAGGGGAAGGACGAGCCGCTGGAGTTTAGTAGAGTCCTCGACAACATCCGG GCAATACACGTGTGTTCAGACGAGCCCGCTCTCAGTCAAAACGAGCTGGTCCTCACAGCCGACGCCATCACCAAGAGAGTGGACTTCTTGTGCTGCAAAGACGTCTTCCTGGAG GAGATAAAGAAATTTATCAAGAGCATTTCAGAAAGGATCAAGAAGACCAGAGACAAGTACGGCATCAACGACAACGGCACCAGCGAG CCAAAAGTTCTCTATCAGCTGGACCGCATAACCCCCACCCAGCTGGAGAAGTTTCTTGAAACATGCAGAGACAAGTACATGAG GGCGCAGATGGAGCCGGGCTCAGCGGTTGGGGCTCTGTGCGCCCAGAGCATCGGGGAGCCCGGTACTCAGATGACCCTGAAAACCTTCCACTTTGCCGGCGTGGCATCCATGAACATCACCCTGGGGGTGCCTCGCATCAAAGAGATCATCAATGCCTCCAAGAACATCAG CACCCCCATCATCACGGCTCATTTGGATGTGGAAGACGACGCTGACTTCGGCCGCCTGGTCAAGGGAAGGATTGAGAAGACTCTTCTCGGGGAG ATTTCTGAGTACATAGAGGAGGTCTTTCTACCAGATGACTGCTTCATCTTGGTGAAGTTGTCCCTGGAGAGAATAAGGCTGCTGCGACTCGAG GTAAATGCAGAAACGGTGCGTTACTCCATCTGCATGTCTAAGCTACGAGTGAAACCCGGAGACATCGCTGTGCACGGCGAGGCGGTGGTGTGCGTCTCTCCGCGAGAGAACAACAAAAGCTCCATGTACTACGTGCTGCAGTCTTTAAAACAGGAACTTCCTAAG GTGGTGGTTCAAGGAATACCTGAGGTCTCCCGAGCTGTGATTCACATTGACGAACAGAGCACCAAGACCATTTATAAACTCTTGGTGGAGGGGGACAACCTGAGGGCTGTCATGGCAACGCACGGCGTGAACGGAAGCAGGACCACTTCGAACAATACATACGAG GTTGAGAAGACTCTGGGTATTGAGGCGGCTAGGTCCACCATCATCAATGAGATCCAGTACACCATGGTGAACCATGGAATGAGCATCGACCGGCGCCACGTCATGCTCCTGGCAGATCTCATGTCTTACAAG GGGGAAATACTGGGAATTACCAGGTTCGGTTTGGCCAAAATGAAGGAGAGTGTCCTGATGCTGGCCTCCTTCGAGAAAACAGCTGATCACCTCTTCGATGCCGCCTACTTTGGCCAGAAGGACTCAGTCTGTG GTGTGTCTGAGTGCATCATTATGGGGATTCCAATGAACATCGGAACGGGACTGTTCAAGCTACTACACAAGGCCGACAGGGATCCCACTCCAGTGAAGAGGCCGCTCCTCTTCGACAGCGCGGACTTCCATATACCTCTGATCACATAG